A region of Panicum virgatum strain AP13 chromosome 8N, P.virgatum_v5, whole genome shotgun sequence DNA encodes the following proteins:
- the LOC120685621 gene encoding putative disease resistance protein RGA4 isoform X1: MHTPNEMYITSVHRSSAHTPFYSAHRVPFPDRARSADMAEVLAGFLTSAVVKIAKDKLASAIAEQANLLWNFGDDLEDMNSTLESISAALQDAERRSVKNKLVQLWLKRLKNAAFDISDLLDDYQDTSDRLTSAMKPRVLSCLPVTCKKIAVANRMKSMREELRKINKKFQDFNFLHGATSTCVTKQDDVRETASRLPEKKIVGRDGEKQEIINLLSAGTNNDETVIVAIHGLGGMGKSTLAQLVHNDVQIIKKYDHHIWVYVSRDFSLKKIGSSIISLIQIEGGQQNRDTLELINQSLDSLLCGKKVLIVLDDLWEENDTELDGLRSMLHVGRKGSMIDVIVTTRKEDIARKVSTSKPYKLQPLKDDKCWEIIKRCSKFEEKENQGRLKKIGLELAKKCGGVALAAQALGYMLQSKDLPGWAEINNSDIWNESSEDNGGVLPSLKLSYERMPPQLRICFSYCAIFPKGHNITQDDLIHQWIALGFIKPSIGKEYIRQLLGMSFLQVSKLPKTSGDHMVQYTMHDLVHDLATLIIGDELMVSSVASKRTNAHRLKYCRYALVTKYDQATKLSSVLPSKVRALHFSDSSKLDLSCGAFSSAKCLRILDFSRCSSIMLPVSIGQVKQLQYLTAPRMQNEVLPEYITELSKLQYLNLNESSHISALPESIGKLGCLKYLGLSGCSGLSKLPESFGDLKCLMHLDMSGCSGISGLPNSLGNLTNLQHLELSGCSSIKAIPESLCGLTQLQYLNLSSCRHLAQLPEAIGCLVDLQYLNMSGCSGIRELPQSFKRLCNLLHLDLKGSCFEKGLVGALCGLTALQYLDMAAPHYNICLHVKNLEEDDLPDAIRNLTNLKVLNLSWILDGLFNDVDSDLDFIGALTNLEHLDLSHNIGLSYLPQSIGNLKRLHTLDLQYCRGLRSLPESIGGAIGLKSIGLDGCSDELMDQAHSLLHYSLTLPLFKVRAGDDVSAHSNLHLLEGENVGELRIVSLENVRFLEEARRLELWTKHNLWALKLSWTSRAERHLEDKDLLGQLVPPMSLKYFILEYYSSPSFPSWLMDISHHLPNLTSIDMFHLPACSNLPPLGQLPCLESLRLLDLPKVAKIDRGFFGGKGAFPRLARFALDRMHGLEEWNTTFPGEDGVEEFMFPMLDDLYVNECPRLRLKPCPPKCRRCTIRESDQVISSLEEVQTNSRCCNRSTPTTSLAIRHSQHQSWSLFHHFPALQELELSSCHNLRSLPEGIQQLSCLQSLELRWCHSISGLPEWLSDISSLKRLAIMGCESIKSLPPCIQQLTSLQKLVVSNNGELQQWCESEENKAKLAHINTIIYE, translated from the exons TTCCCAGATCGAGCTCGATCTGCAGACATGGCAGAAGTCTTAGCTGGATTTCTCACTTCTGCCGTCGTCAAAATTGCCAAAGACAAGCTGGCCTCCGCCATCGCGGAGCAGGCCAATCTGCTGTGGAACTTCGGCGACGACCTGGAGGATATGAACTCTACGCTGGAGTCCATCTCTGCAGCACTCCAAGACGCCGAGAGGCGGTCGGTCAAGAACAAGTTGGTGCAGCTGTGGCTCAAGCGGCTGAAGAACGCTGCCTTTGACATCTCGGACTTGCTCGATGACTACCAAGACACTAGCGACCGATTGACTTCTGCAATG AAGCCAAGAGTGCTCTCATGTCTCCCAGTCACATGCAAGAAGATTGCCGTGGCTAATAGGATGAAGAGTATGAGAGAAGAACTGAGGAAAATCAACAAGAAATTTCAGGATTTTAATTTCTTACATGGCGCCACTAGCACTTGTGTTACGAAACAAGATGATGTTCGTGAAACAGCATCACGTTTGcctgaaaaaaaaatagtaggAAGGGATGGAGAAAAGCAGGAAATCATAAACCTCTTATCCGCAGGTACCAATAATGATGAGACAGTGATTGTTGCTATCCATGGCCTTGGAGGTATGGGTAAAAGTACTTTAGCACAACTAGTTCACAATGATGTCCAAATCATCAAGAAGTATGATCATCATATATGGGTTTATGTGTCCCGGGATTTCAGTTTAAAGAAAATCGGAAGCTCTATAATTTCCCTAATACAGATAGAAGGAGGCCAGCAGAATAGGGATACACTGGAACTGATAAATCAGTCCCTGGATAGCCTACTCTGTGGCAAGAAGGTTTTGATTGTTTTAGATGACTTATGGGAGGAAAATGACACCGAGTTGGATGGATTGAGAAGTATGCTTCATGTGGGTAGGAAGGGCAGTATGATAGATGTCATAGTAACCACACGCAAGGAAGACATTGCAAGGAAAGTTTCCACCAGTAAACCATACAAGCTGCAGCCTTTGAAGGATGATAAATGCTGGGAAATAATTAAGAGATGTAGTAAGTTTGAAGAGAAAGAAAACCAGGGAAGATTGAAGAAGATAGGATTGGAACTTGCAAAGAAATGTGGAGGTGTGGCATTAGCAGCTCAAGCACTTGGATACATGCTGCAATCCAAAGATCTGCCTGGATGGGCAGAAATAAACAACAGTGATATCTGGAATGAATCTTCTGAAGACAATGGTGGCGTGCTCCCGTCCTTGAAGCTAAGTTATGAAAGGATGCCACCACAGCTCAGGATATGCTTTTCTTATTGTGCCATATTCCCAAAAGGACATAATATTACTCAAGATGATTTGATTCACCAATGGATTGCTCTCGGCTTTATAAAGCCATCGATCGGGAAGGAATACATCAGGCAACTTTTGGGGATGTCCTTCCTTCAAGTTTCAAAGCTGCCCAAG ACTTCGGGAGATCATATGGTGCAGTACACCATGCATGACCTGGTGCATGACCTGGCAACATTAATCATTGGTGATGAGTTAATGGTTTCTTCCGTTGCATCGAAGAGAACGAATGCACATAGGCTGAAATATTGTCGCTATGCACTGGTTACCAAATATGACCAGGCAACAAAATTATCAAGTGTTTTACCCTCGAAGGTGAGGGCACTTCATTTTTCAGATAGCAGCAAGCTGGATCTCTCTTGTGGGGCATTTTCATCTGCAAAATGCTTGCGTATTTTGGATTTTAGTCGATGCTCTAGTATAATGTTGCCAGTCTCTATTGGGCAAGTGAAGCAGCTGCAGTATCTTACTGCTCCAAGAATGCAAAATGAAGTTCTCCCAGAGTATATCACTGAGCTATCAAAACTGCAGTACCTGAACCTGAATGAATCTTCTCACATTTCTGCACTACCAGAATCAATAGGCAAGCTCGGGTGTCTGAAATATCTAGGTCTATCAGGTTGTTCTGGCCTCTCAAAACTGCCAGAATCATTTGGTGATTTAAAATGTCTGATGCATCTTGACATGTCAGGTTGTTCTGGGATAAGTGGGCTGCCAAACTCACTAGGCAATCTCACAAATTTGCAGCATCTTGAGTTATCTGGATGCTCCAGTATCAAGGCAATACCTGAATCTTTGTGTGGCCTCACACAACTCCAGTATTTGAACTTATCATCTTGTCGCCATCTTGCACAGCTACCGGAAGCTATTGGCTGCCTCGTCGATCTACAGTATTTAAACATGTCAGGGTGTAGTGGCATTAGGGAACTCCCACAGTCATTTAAGAGGCTCTGTAATTTGTTGCATCTGGATTTAAAAGGCTCGTGTTTTGAGAAAGGGTTAGTGGGAGCTCTGTGTGGCCTCACTGCATTACAATATCTGGATATGGCCGCACCGCATTACAATATCTGTCTGCACGTGAAAAATTTGGAGGAGGATGATCTACCTGATGCTATAAGAAACCTCACCAATCTCAAGGTTTTGAATTTATCATGGATTCTAGATGGACTCTTTAATGATGTCGACAGTGATCTTGATTTCATCGGTGCCCTCACCAATTTGGAGCATTTGGACCTATCACACAATATTGGACTTTCTTATCTACCACAAAGTATTGGTAACCTCAAAAGGCTGCATACATTGGATCTCCAGTATTGCCGGGGGCTCAGGTCCCTCCCAGAGAGTATAGGTGGTGCAATTGGGTTGAAATCTATAGGGCTGGACGGGTGCTCAGATGAATTGATGGATCAGGCCCATTCTTTGTTGCATTATTCACTAACATTACCACTCTTTAAGGTTCGTGCTGGTGATGATGTCAGTGCTCATAGCAACCTGCATCTGCTTGAGGGTGAAAATGTCGGTGAGTTACGCATAGTTTCCCTTGAAAACGTAAGATTTCTGGAAGAAGCACGGAGACTTGAGTTGTGGACCAAACATAATCTTTGGGCCTTGAAACTGTCTTGGACCTCGCGCGCTGAGCGACATCTGGAGGATAAGGATTTGTTGGGGCAACTGGTGCCACCAATGAGTCTGAAGTACTTTATTCTAGAATATTATAGTAGCCCGAGCTTTCCTAGCTGGCTCATGGACATTTCTCATCATCTCCCGAATCTTACTTCCATTGATATGTTTCATCTGCCTGCATGTAGCAACCTACCACCACTTGGACAGTTGCCGTGCCTGGAAAGCCTGCGTCTCCTGGATTTACCCAAGGTTGCAAAGATTGACAGGGGTTTCTTCGGTGGCAAAGGAGCGTTCCCCCGATTGGCAAGATTCGCTCTAGATCGTATGCATGGACTGGAGGAGTGGAATACAACATTCCCTGGCGAGGATGGTGTGGAGGAGTTCATGTTCCCTATGCTTGATGACTTATATGTAAATGAATGTCCGAGGTTGAGGTTGAAACCATGCCCACCAAAGTGCCGTCGGTGCACAATACGAGAGAGCGACCAGGTTATATCTTCGCTGGAGGAGGTACAAACTAACAGCCGCTGCTGCAACAGATCTACTCCAACCACCAGCCTGGCCATTAGACATAGTCAGCACCAGAGTTGGAGCCTGTTTCACCACTTCCCTGCCCTCCAGGAGTTGGAATTATCGAGCTGTCATAATCTGAGGAGCTTGCCGGAGGGAATACAGCAGCTCTCCTGCCTTCAGTCGCTCGAATTGCGTTGGTGTCACAGCATATCAGGACTGCCAGAATGGCTTAGCGACATCTCCTCTCTCAAAAGACTCGCCATCATGGGCTGTGAGAGCATTAAGTCTTTGCCTCCATGTATACAACAGCTCACCAGCCTCCAGAAATTAGTTGTTTCTAATAACGGGGAACTACAGCAGTGGTGCGAGTCAGAAGAAAATAAGGCGAAGCTCGCACACATAAACACCATA ATTTATGAGTAG
- the LOC120685621 gene encoding putative disease resistance protein RGA3 isoform X4, producing MKFLQKPRVLSCLPVTCKKIAVANRMKSMREELRKINKKFQDFNFLHGATSTCVTKQDDVRETASRLPEKKIVGRDGEKQEIINLLSAGTNNDETVIVAIHGLGGMGKSTLAQLVHNDVQIIKKYDHHIWVYVSRDFSLKKIGSSIISLIQIEGGQQNRDTLELINQSLDSLLCGKKVLIVLDDLWEENDTELDGLRSMLHVGRKGSMIDVIVTTRKEDIARKVSTSKPYKLQPLKDDKCWEIIKRCSKFEEKENQGRLKKIGLELAKKCGGVALAAQALGYMLQSKDLPGWAEINNSDIWNESSEDNGGVLPSLKLSYERMPPQLRICFSYCAIFPKGHNITQDDLIHQWIALGFIKPSIGKEYIRQLLGMSFLQVSKLPKTSGDHMVQYTMHDLVHDLATLIIGDELMVSSVASKRTNAHRLKYCRYALVTKYDQATKLSSVLPSKVRALHFSDSSKLDLSCGAFSSAKCLRILDFSRCSSIMLPVSIGQVKQLQYLTAPRMQNEVLPEYITELSKLQYLNLNESSHISALPESIGKLGCLKYLGLSGCSGLSKLPESFGDLKCLMHLDMSGCSGISGLPNSLGNLTNLQHLELSGCSSIKAIPESLCGLTQLQYLNLSSCRHLAQLPEAIGCLVDLQYLNMSGCSGIRELPQSFKRLCNLLHLDLKGSCFEKGLVGALCGLTALQYLDMAAPHYNICLHVKNLEEDDLPDAIRNLTNLKVLNLSWILDGLFNDVDSDLDFIGALTNLEHLDLSHNIGLSYLPQSIGNLKRLHTLDLQYCRGLRSLPESIGGAIGLKSIGLDGCSDELMDQAHSLLHYSLTLPLFKVRAGDDVSAHSNLHLLEGENVGELRIVSLENVRFLEEARRLELWTKHNLWALKLSWTSRAERHLEDKDLLGQLVPPMSLKYFILEYYSSPSFPSWLMDISHHLPNLTSIDMFHLPACSNLPPLGQLPCLESLRLLDLPKVAKIDRGFFGGKGAFPRLARFALDRMHGLEEWNTTFPGEDGVEEFMFPMLDDLYVNECPRLRLKPCPPKCRRCTIRESDQVISSLEEVQTNSRCCNRSTPTTSLAIRHSQHQSWSLFHHFPALQELELSSCHNLRSLPEGIQQLSCLQSLELRWCHSISGLPEWLSDISSLKRLAIMGCESIKSLPPCIQQLTSLQKLVVSNNGELQQWCESEENKAKLAHINTIIYE from the exons ATGAAATTCTTGCAGAAGCCAAGAGTGCTCTCATGTCTCCCAGTCACATGCAAGAAGATTGCCGTGGCTAATAGGATGAAGAGTATGAGAGAAGAACTGAGGAAAATCAACAAGAAATTTCAGGATTTTAATTTCTTACATGGCGCCACTAGCACTTGTGTTACGAAACAAGATGATGTTCGTGAAACAGCATCACGTTTGcctgaaaaaaaaatagtaggAAGGGATGGAGAAAAGCAGGAAATCATAAACCTCTTATCCGCAGGTACCAATAATGATGAGACAGTGATTGTTGCTATCCATGGCCTTGGAGGTATGGGTAAAAGTACTTTAGCACAACTAGTTCACAATGATGTCCAAATCATCAAGAAGTATGATCATCATATATGGGTTTATGTGTCCCGGGATTTCAGTTTAAAGAAAATCGGAAGCTCTATAATTTCCCTAATACAGATAGAAGGAGGCCAGCAGAATAGGGATACACTGGAACTGATAAATCAGTCCCTGGATAGCCTACTCTGTGGCAAGAAGGTTTTGATTGTTTTAGATGACTTATGGGAGGAAAATGACACCGAGTTGGATGGATTGAGAAGTATGCTTCATGTGGGTAGGAAGGGCAGTATGATAGATGTCATAGTAACCACACGCAAGGAAGACATTGCAAGGAAAGTTTCCACCAGTAAACCATACAAGCTGCAGCCTTTGAAGGATGATAAATGCTGGGAAATAATTAAGAGATGTAGTAAGTTTGAAGAGAAAGAAAACCAGGGAAGATTGAAGAAGATAGGATTGGAACTTGCAAAGAAATGTGGAGGTGTGGCATTAGCAGCTCAAGCACTTGGATACATGCTGCAATCCAAAGATCTGCCTGGATGGGCAGAAATAAACAACAGTGATATCTGGAATGAATCTTCTGAAGACAATGGTGGCGTGCTCCCGTCCTTGAAGCTAAGTTATGAAAGGATGCCACCACAGCTCAGGATATGCTTTTCTTATTGTGCCATATTCCCAAAAGGACATAATATTACTCAAGATGATTTGATTCACCAATGGATTGCTCTCGGCTTTATAAAGCCATCGATCGGGAAGGAATACATCAGGCAACTTTTGGGGATGTCCTTCCTTCAAGTTTCAAAGCTGCCCAAG ACTTCGGGAGATCATATGGTGCAGTACACCATGCATGACCTGGTGCATGACCTGGCAACATTAATCATTGGTGATGAGTTAATGGTTTCTTCCGTTGCATCGAAGAGAACGAATGCACATAGGCTGAAATATTGTCGCTATGCACTGGTTACCAAATATGACCAGGCAACAAAATTATCAAGTGTTTTACCCTCGAAGGTGAGGGCACTTCATTTTTCAGATAGCAGCAAGCTGGATCTCTCTTGTGGGGCATTTTCATCTGCAAAATGCTTGCGTATTTTGGATTTTAGTCGATGCTCTAGTATAATGTTGCCAGTCTCTATTGGGCAAGTGAAGCAGCTGCAGTATCTTACTGCTCCAAGAATGCAAAATGAAGTTCTCCCAGAGTATATCACTGAGCTATCAAAACTGCAGTACCTGAACCTGAATGAATCTTCTCACATTTCTGCACTACCAGAATCAATAGGCAAGCTCGGGTGTCTGAAATATCTAGGTCTATCAGGTTGTTCTGGCCTCTCAAAACTGCCAGAATCATTTGGTGATTTAAAATGTCTGATGCATCTTGACATGTCAGGTTGTTCTGGGATAAGTGGGCTGCCAAACTCACTAGGCAATCTCACAAATTTGCAGCATCTTGAGTTATCTGGATGCTCCAGTATCAAGGCAATACCTGAATCTTTGTGTGGCCTCACACAACTCCAGTATTTGAACTTATCATCTTGTCGCCATCTTGCACAGCTACCGGAAGCTATTGGCTGCCTCGTCGATCTACAGTATTTAAACATGTCAGGGTGTAGTGGCATTAGGGAACTCCCACAGTCATTTAAGAGGCTCTGTAATTTGTTGCATCTGGATTTAAAAGGCTCGTGTTTTGAGAAAGGGTTAGTGGGAGCTCTGTGTGGCCTCACTGCATTACAATATCTGGATATGGCCGCACCGCATTACAATATCTGTCTGCACGTGAAAAATTTGGAGGAGGATGATCTACCTGATGCTATAAGAAACCTCACCAATCTCAAGGTTTTGAATTTATCATGGATTCTAGATGGACTCTTTAATGATGTCGACAGTGATCTTGATTTCATCGGTGCCCTCACCAATTTGGAGCATTTGGACCTATCACACAATATTGGACTTTCTTATCTACCACAAAGTATTGGTAACCTCAAAAGGCTGCATACATTGGATCTCCAGTATTGCCGGGGGCTCAGGTCCCTCCCAGAGAGTATAGGTGGTGCAATTGGGTTGAAATCTATAGGGCTGGACGGGTGCTCAGATGAATTGATGGATCAGGCCCATTCTTTGTTGCATTATTCACTAACATTACCACTCTTTAAGGTTCGTGCTGGTGATGATGTCAGTGCTCATAGCAACCTGCATCTGCTTGAGGGTGAAAATGTCGGTGAGTTACGCATAGTTTCCCTTGAAAACGTAAGATTTCTGGAAGAAGCACGGAGACTTGAGTTGTGGACCAAACATAATCTTTGGGCCTTGAAACTGTCTTGGACCTCGCGCGCTGAGCGACATCTGGAGGATAAGGATTTGTTGGGGCAACTGGTGCCACCAATGAGTCTGAAGTACTTTATTCTAGAATATTATAGTAGCCCGAGCTTTCCTAGCTGGCTCATGGACATTTCTCATCATCTCCCGAATCTTACTTCCATTGATATGTTTCATCTGCCTGCATGTAGCAACCTACCACCACTTGGACAGTTGCCGTGCCTGGAAAGCCTGCGTCTCCTGGATTTACCCAAGGTTGCAAAGATTGACAGGGGTTTCTTCGGTGGCAAAGGAGCGTTCCCCCGATTGGCAAGATTCGCTCTAGATCGTATGCATGGACTGGAGGAGTGGAATACAACATTCCCTGGCGAGGATGGTGTGGAGGAGTTCATGTTCCCTATGCTTGATGACTTATATGTAAATGAATGTCCGAGGTTGAGGTTGAAACCATGCCCACCAAAGTGCCGTCGGTGCACAATACGAGAGAGCGACCAGGTTATATCTTCGCTGGAGGAGGTACAAACTAACAGCCGCTGCTGCAACAGATCTACTCCAACCACCAGCCTGGCCATTAGACATAGTCAGCACCAGAGTTGGAGCCTGTTTCACCACTTCCCTGCCCTCCAGGAGTTGGAATTATCGAGCTGTCATAATCTGAGGAGCTTGCCGGAGGGAATACAGCAGCTCTCCTGCCTTCAGTCGCTCGAATTGCGTTGGTGTCACAGCATATCAGGACTGCCAGAATGGCTTAGCGACATCTCCTCTCTCAAAAGACTCGCCATCATGGGCTGTGAGAGCATTAAGTCTTTGCCTCCATGTATACAACAGCTCACCAGCCTCCAGAAATTAGTTGTTTCTAATAACGGGGAACTACAGCAGTGGTGCGAGTCAGAAGAAAATAAGGCGAAGCTCGCACACATAAACACCATA ATTTATGAGTAG